The Pyrenophora tritici-repentis strain M4 chromosome 3, whole genome shotgun sequence genome has a window encoding:
- a CDS encoding Dimer-Tnp-hAT domain containing protein: protein MSTPSNSGLRRLVECDKRNSPLPSLSNAPTVGDTASEAQADEPLARVPYLERRQVERNSRGGPKSWIYRHGWAVWHRKYKKNYWLCRYCHQRRKQEACYEADSTTNAGRHLSSNKPGHSHGPNGPVPIASREGNIMGALAKSQVYIMRSKGIEVSQEVANEIAASFSTSRFQDALKDWVVADNQSLRVIETPQFRAMIAAVSPLAEALLWPVANYLREARSLIHVSFDNWTSTGGQYAFTGLCVHYLNSEGKLVDHLLGLPELHGAHTGNNIAAAATTIFRLFGVDNARVGYFVLDNASNNDTAVESLAEEFGFIASERRLRCCCHILNLSAQLVIWGKDRSAYENEAAHLEEEEKYMDEWRKYGPVGVLFDVIASICTPQTRQLLERLQCEEAESLGVTPHIRQLVKPVKTRWNSYFNTFVRAAELHGPIDGYIECKLEEHSAATATSRRRKNHRLKDVNYEDLDAPEDHLITNVNLAHCKLAKYYAKFDNAPVYYTATILHPHYKHHLSALWKVPDTHVTARDGVHYRDGWLDNNHRAFLRMWQGRKDSAATSAHTVTPPRKKPRLGISTSRSAFLQSSIEQSTRQLEASLAEDEYEIWKRQPALAEEDWLSLNPLLYWESVAGQFPILSKFAIDVLTIPAAAADCERTFSELGDMLGTRRLHMKPELISALQSLKSWKRLGIQPTTTSASGLARTLSEEEISKVQEHLSQFDVR from the exons atgtctactccctctaattcaggccttcgccgccttgtagaatgcgacaagcgcaattctcctctaccatcgctatcaaacgcgcctactgttggcgatactgcgagcgaggcccaggctgatgagcccttggca cgtgtgccgtatcttgagcggcgccaggttgagcgtaatagtcgcggtgggccaaaaagctggatctaccgccacggctgggccgtctggcaccgcaagtacaagaaaaactactggctttgccggtactgccatcaacgacggaagcaggaggcttgctacgaggctgacagcactacaaacgccggccgacacctctcaagcaacaagcctggacactcacacggacctaacggacctgtaccaattgctagccgggagggcaatattatgggcgcgctcgcaaagtcccaagtatatattatgaggtctaaagggatagaagtatcgcaagaggtagcaaacgagatagcagcaagcttttcaacctctcgatttcaggacgcgctgaaggactgggtagtcgcggacaaccagagccttcgcgtaatagaaacgccgcagtttcgagccatgattgcggccgtgagcccgctagccgaagctctcctttggc ctgttgccaactaccttcgcgaagcccggtcgcttatacacgtgtcattcgacaactggacttcaactggtgggcagtatgcttttactggcctctgcgtacattaccttaacagcgagggcaagctagttgaccacctgcttgggttgcctgagctacacggggcgcacactggcaataatattgccgctgcagcaacaacaatatttcggctatttggcgttgacaacgcgagggttgggtactttgtgcttgacaacgcaagtaacaatgatactgcagttgagtccttagcagaggagtttggctttatcgcaagcgagcggcggctgcggtgctgctgccatatactcaacctaagcgcacaattagtaatttggggcaaagaccgtagcgcgtacgagaatgaagccgcacaccttgaggaagaggagaagtacatggatgagtggcgcaaatacggtcctgttggcgtcctctttgacgtgattgcgtctatctgtacgcctcaaactcgacaactactagagcgcctacagtgcgaggaggcagagtctctaggtgttacaccccacatccggcagcttgtgaagcctgttaagacacgctggaatagctatttcaacacgtttgtccgtgcagctgagctacacggccctatcgatggctatattgagtgtaaacttgaggagcatagtgctgcaacagcaacctcacgacgccggaagaatc accgccttaaggatgtaaattacgaagatctagatgcgcctgaagatcatcttattacaaacgttaaccttgcacattgtaagcttgctaagtactacgcaaaattcgataacgcgcctgtctactacactgctacaatactacacccgcactacaaacaccacctctcagcgctctggaaggtgcctgacacccatgtcactgcccgtgacggtgtccactatcgcgacggctggcttgacaataaccaccgggcattcctgcgtatgtggcaggggcggaaggactctgcagccacttcagctcacactgtaacgccgccgcgtaagaagccccggctagggatttcaacgtcgcgatcagcttttctacagtcgtcaattgagcaaagcacacggcagttagaggcaagccttgctgaggatgagtatgagatatggaagcggcaaccagcgttagctgaggaggattggctgtctcttaatccgcttctatactgggagtcagttgctgggcagttccctatactctcaaagttcgctattgacgtcctaacaataccagcagcagcggcagactgtgagcggactttcagcgagcttggcgacatgttaggcacccggagactccatatgaagccagagcttatttcagctttgcagagcttgaagagctggaagaggcttggtatacagccaacaactacctcagcttctgggctagcgcgcacactatcagaggaagaaatctcaaaagtacaggagcatttatctcagttcgacgtcaggtaa